One Chiloscyllium plagiosum isolate BGI_BamShark_2017 chromosome 12, ASM401019v2, whole genome shotgun sequence DNA window includes the following coding sequences:
- the b4galt4 gene encoding beta-1,4-galactosyltransferase 4 isoform X1 produces the protein MACKFGTYSFPQRLKLLLIIVSLGSILTWIVTHNIQDLVWEVNPQPLEQKVQRWTTVQIVSTGPQKPQPVTPTPTSLPLCAFLSPYLRGATTLKFDAQLTFEEVQRRNPKVKEGRCKPQECQALQRVAILIPYRNRERHLLYLLEHLHPFLQRQLLDYGIYIINQAGNGVFNRAKLLNVGFLEALKEYPWDCFIFHDVDLVPENDFNLYHCDHEPKHLVVGRNSTGYRLRYKMYFGGATAMTKQQFTRVNGFSNRYWGWGGEDDDLRIRVQLQKMKIVRPSLEVARYTMTFHTRDHGNEVNPERMALLKKVPQVWSKDGLNSCSYKVLTIQHKPLYINITVDIGDPRHNLEVAV, from the exons ATGGCTTGTAAATTTGGAACTTACAGTTTTCCTCAAAGATTGAAGCTGCTGCTAATTATTGTTAGTCTTGGCTCTATTCTTACTTGGATAGTAACTCACAATATCCAGGACCTCGTGTGGGAAGTAAATCCACAACCCTTGGAACAAAAAGTGCAACGATGGACTACAGTTCAAATCGTATCAACAGGTCCACAAAAACCACAGCCAGTGACCCCAACTCCAACAAGTCTTCCACTGTGTGCTTTTCTATCACCTTACCTAC GTGGTGCAACAACATTAAAATTTGATGCACAATTAACCTTTGAAGAAGTTCAGAGAAGAAACCCAAAAGTGAAAGAAGGGAGGTGCAAACCGCAAGAATGTCAGGCTCTTCAGCGTGTGGCTATACTGATTCCGTACAGGAACCGGGAAAGACATCTCCTGTACTTACTTGAGCATTTACATCCATTTCTACAGCGGCAGCTTCTGGATTATGGGATATATATTATTAATCAG GCTGGTAATGGGGTGTTTAATCGAGCAAAGCTGTTGAATGTGGGCTTCTTGGAAGCACTGAAGGAATACCCATGGGATTGTTTCATTTTCCATGATGTTGATCTTGTACCAGAAAATGACTTCAATCTGTACCATTGTGATCATGAACCAAAACACCTTGTTGTAGGCCGGAATTCTACTGGATACAG GTTGCGTTACAAAATGTACTTTGGTGGAGCGACCGCAATGACCAAGCAGCAATTCACTCGAGTCAATGGATTTTCCAATCGTTATTGGGGATGGGGTGGTGAGGATGATGACCTTCGCATAAG AGTTCAACTGCAGAAAATGAAGATTGTCCGCCCCTCTCTTGAAGTTGCCCGATACACAATGACTTTCCACACAAGGGACCATGGAAATGAAGTCAACCCGGAGAG GATGGCACTACTAAAGAAAGTTCCACAAGTTTGGAGTAAAGATGGTTTGAATTCCTGCTCCTACAAGGTGCTAACAATACAACATAAACCCTTATATATTAACATTACTGTGGACATTGGTGATCCTCGCCACAATCTTGAAGTTGCTGTCTAA
- the b4galt4 gene encoding beta-1,4-galactosyltransferase 4 isoform X4, producing the protein MACKFGTYSFPQRLKLLLIIVSLGSILTWIVTHNIQDLVWEVNPQPLEQKVQRWTTVQIVSTGPQKPQPVTPTPTSLPLCAFLSPYLRGATTLKFDAQLTFEEVQRRNPKVKEGRCKPQECQALQRVAILIPYRNRERHLLYLLEHLHPFLQRQLLDYGIYIINQAGNGVFNRAKLLNVGFLEALKEYPWDCFIFHDVDLVPENDFNLYHCDHEPKHLVVGRNSTGYRLRYKMYFGGATAMTKQQFTRVNGFSNRYWGWGGEDDDLRIRVQLQKMKIVRPSLEVARYTMTFHTRDHGNEVNPERTEKRWCAS; encoded by the exons ATGGCTTGTAAATTTGGAACTTACAGTTTTCCTCAAAGATTGAAGCTGCTGCTAATTATTGTTAGTCTTGGCTCTATTCTTACTTGGATAGTAACTCACAATATCCAGGACCTCGTGTGGGAAGTAAATCCACAACCCTTGGAACAAAAAGTGCAACGATGGACTACAGTTCAAATCGTATCAACAGGTCCACAAAAACCACAGCCAGTGACCCCAACTCCAACAAGTCTTCCACTGTGTGCTTTTCTATCACCTTACCTAC GTGGTGCAACAACATTAAAATTTGATGCACAATTAACCTTTGAAGAAGTTCAGAGAAGAAACCCAAAAGTGAAAGAAGGGAGGTGCAAACCGCAAGAATGTCAGGCTCTTCAGCGTGTGGCTATACTGATTCCGTACAGGAACCGGGAAAGACATCTCCTGTACTTACTTGAGCATTTACATCCATTTCTACAGCGGCAGCTTCTGGATTATGGGATATATATTATTAATCAG GCTGGTAATGGGGTGTTTAATCGAGCAAAGCTGTTGAATGTGGGCTTCTTGGAAGCACTGAAGGAATACCCATGGGATTGTTTCATTTTCCATGATGTTGATCTTGTACCAGAAAATGACTTCAATCTGTACCATTGTGATCATGAACCAAAACACCTTGTTGTAGGCCGGAATTCTACTGGATACAG GTTGCGTTACAAAATGTACTTTGGTGGAGCGACCGCAATGACCAAGCAGCAATTCACTCGAGTCAATGGATTTTCCAATCGTTATTGGGGATGGGGTGGTGAGGATGATGACCTTCGCATAAG AGTTCAACTGCAGAAAATGAAGATTGTCCGCCCCTCTCTTGAAGTTGCCCGATACACAATGACTTTCCACACAAGGGACCATGGAAATGAAGTCAACCCGGAGAG GACAGAAAAGAGATGGTGTGCTTCCTGA
- the b4galt4 gene encoding beta-1,4-galactosyltransferase 4 isoform X3 gives MACKFGTYSFPQRLKLLLIIVSLGSILTWIVTHNIQDLVWEVNPQPLEQKVQRWTTVQIVSTGPQKPQPVTPTPTSLPLCAFLSPYLRGATTLKFDAQLTFEEVQRRNPKVKEGRCKPQECQALQRVAILIPYRNRERHLLYLLEHLHPFLQRQLLDYGIYIINQAGNGVFNRAKLLNVGFLEALKEYPWDCFIFHDVDLVPENDFNLYHCDHEPKHLVVGRNSTGYRVQLQKMKIVRPSLEVARYTMTFHTRDHGNEVNPERMALLKKVPQVWSKDGLNSCSYKVLTIQHKPLYINITVDIGDPRHNLEVAV, from the exons ATGGCTTGTAAATTTGGAACTTACAGTTTTCCTCAAAGATTGAAGCTGCTGCTAATTATTGTTAGTCTTGGCTCTATTCTTACTTGGATAGTAACTCACAATATCCAGGACCTCGTGTGGGAAGTAAATCCACAACCCTTGGAACAAAAAGTGCAACGATGGACTACAGTTCAAATCGTATCAACAGGTCCACAAAAACCACAGCCAGTGACCCCAACTCCAACAAGTCTTCCACTGTGTGCTTTTCTATCACCTTACCTAC GTGGTGCAACAACATTAAAATTTGATGCACAATTAACCTTTGAAGAAGTTCAGAGAAGAAACCCAAAAGTGAAAGAAGGGAGGTGCAAACCGCAAGAATGTCAGGCTCTTCAGCGTGTGGCTATACTGATTCCGTACAGGAACCGGGAAAGACATCTCCTGTACTTACTTGAGCATTTACATCCATTTCTACAGCGGCAGCTTCTGGATTATGGGATATATATTATTAATCAG GCTGGTAATGGGGTGTTTAATCGAGCAAAGCTGTTGAATGTGGGCTTCTTGGAAGCACTGAAGGAATACCCATGGGATTGTTTCATTTTCCATGATGTTGATCTTGTACCAGAAAATGACTTCAATCTGTACCATTGTGATCATGAACCAAAACACCTTGTTGTAGGCCGGAATTCTACTGGATACAG AGTTCAACTGCAGAAAATGAAGATTGTCCGCCCCTCTCTTGAAGTTGCCCGATACACAATGACTTTCCACACAAGGGACCATGGAAATGAAGTCAACCCGGAGAG GATGGCACTACTAAAGAAAGTTCCACAAGTTTGGAGTAAAGATGGTTTGAATTCCTGCTCCTACAAGGTGCTAACAATACAACATAAACCCTTATATATTAACATTACTGTGGACATTGGTGATCCTCGCCACAATCTTGAAGTTGCTGTCTAA
- the b4galt4 gene encoding beta-1,4-galactosyltransferase 4 isoform X2, which produces MACKFGTYSFPQRLKLLLIIVSLGSILTWIVTHNIQDLVWEVNPQPLEQKVQRWTTVQIVSTGPQKPQPVTPTPTSLPLCAFLSPYLRGATTLKFDAQLTFEEVQRRNPKVKEGRCKPQECQALQRVAILIPYRNRERHLLYLLEHLHPFLQRQLLDYGIYIINQAGNGVFNRAKLLNVGFLEALKEYPWDCFIFHDVDLVPENDFNLYHCDHEPKHLVVGRNSTGYRLRYKMYFGGATAMTKQQFTRVNGFSNRYWGWGGEDDDLRIRVQLQKMKIVRPSLEVARYTMTFHTRDHGNEVNPERMALLKKVPQVWSKDGLNSCSYKDRKEMVCFLKMSSID; this is translated from the exons ATGGCTTGTAAATTTGGAACTTACAGTTTTCCTCAAAGATTGAAGCTGCTGCTAATTATTGTTAGTCTTGGCTCTATTCTTACTTGGATAGTAACTCACAATATCCAGGACCTCGTGTGGGAAGTAAATCCACAACCCTTGGAACAAAAAGTGCAACGATGGACTACAGTTCAAATCGTATCAACAGGTCCACAAAAACCACAGCCAGTGACCCCAACTCCAACAAGTCTTCCACTGTGTGCTTTTCTATCACCTTACCTAC GTGGTGCAACAACATTAAAATTTGATGCACAATTAACCTTTGAAGAAGTTCAGAGAAGAAACCCAAAAGTGAAAGAAGGGAGGTGCAAACCGCAAGAATGTCAGGCTCTTCAGCGTGTGGCTATACTGATTCCGTACAGGAACCGGGAAAGACATCTCCTGTACTTACTTGAGCATTTACATCCATTTCTACAGCGGCAGCTTCTGGATTATGGGATATATATTATTAATCAG GCTGGTAATGGGGTGTTTAATCGAGCAAAGCTGTTGAATGTGGGCTTCTTGGAAGCACTGAAGGAATACCCATGGGATTGTTTCATTTTCCATGATGTTGATCTTGTACCAGAAAATGACTTCAATCTGTACCATTGTGATCATGAACCAAAACACCTTGTTGTAGGCCGGAATTCTACTGGATACAG GTTGCGTTACAAAATGTACTTTGGTGGAGCGACCGCAATGACCAAGCAGCAATTCACTCGAGTCAATGGATTTTCCAATCGTTATTGGGGATGGGGTGGTGAGGATGATGACCTTCGCATAAG AGTTCAACTGCAGAAAATGAAGATTGTCCGCCCCTCTCTTGAAGTTGCCCGATACACAATGACTTTCCACACAAGGGACCATGGAAATGAAGTCAACCCGGAGAG GATGGCACTACTAAAGAAAGTTCCACAAGTTTGGAGTAAAGATGGTTTGAATTCCTGCTCCTACAAG GACAGAAAAGAGATGGTGTGCTTCCTGAAAATGTCAAGTATCGACTGA